Proteins encoded in a region of the Onthophagus taurus isolate NC chromosome 10, IU_Otau_3.0, whole genome shotgun sequence genome:
- the LOC111428098 gene encoding GA-binding protein subunit beta-1: MIKITDGDSNFLLSEGIALEDTDILPIEFAPRGLITATSVNELGKQLLKASGDGDLEQIQMLMSKGAPFTADWLGTSPLHLAAQNNHLEVCEVLLKAGISRDARTKVDRTPLHIAAYEGHIDIVDCLLKSGADCDSRDMLQNTPLHWAAQNGHAEIAAMLIRYGASTNLTNKFELTPIDLAGQINRQDIVNIIQIAIRDPLIATQHLQLEMTDSNETVDLTGQDIEIPIPETVLLEEVDSENSLDPEIKLPEEATPINQDPLTESMKYLQEHGITMLPNDDTNILSAVMETGHSVVLTDVGKQVLNSIKEEPPVIITKKQQEKPTKENSLTPIKVKKVITITPAEFLAMTNTGQLNNVSKQTNLVQISKNNNVKRVVMKKSKVFPMNSLGKVDSGSDLERVKKQLADALRTIEMYKVKLRKKEAEVENYKMQLKLILDSQ, translated from the exons ATGATAAAAATCACCGATGGAGAcagcaattttttattatctgaAGGTATCGCGTTAGAAGATACCGATATCTTACCG attgaATTCGCCCCAAGAGGATTAATTACCGCAACTTCCGTAAATGAATTAGGTAAACAGTTATTAAAAGCCTCTGGAGATGGAGATCTTGAACAAATTCAAATGCTTATGTCGAAAGGCGCACCATTCACAGCCGATTGG ttagGAACAAGCCCTTTACATTTAGCAGCACAAAACAATCACCTTGAAGTATGTGAAGTTCTTTTAAAAGCAGGAATTTCTAGAGATGCTCGCACCAAAGTCGATCGAACTCCTTTACACATCGCAGCATATGAGGGCCATATAGACATCGTTGATTGTCTCTTAAAAAGTGGCGCAGATTGTGATAGTCGTGATatg cTTCAAAACACCCCATTACATTGGGCAGCACAAAACGGTCATGCCGAAATAGCTGCTATGTTAATTAGATACGGAGCATCAACCaatttaactaataaatttgaattaacaCCTATAGATTTAGCTGGACAAATTAATCGGCAAGATATCGTCAATATAATTCAAATTGCAATTCGTGATCCATTAATAGCTACTCAACATTTACAATTAGAAATGACCGATAGTAATGAAACTGTTGATTTAACAGGGCAAGATATCGAAATACCAATTc CTGAAACTGTATTATTAGAAGAAGTGGATAGTGAAAATTCACTAGATCCTGAAATAAAATTACCTGAAGAAGCTACACCAATCAATCAAGATCCTCTAACAGAATCAATGAAGTATCTTCAAGAACATGGTATAACCATGCTCCCAAACGATgatacaaacattttatcgGCTGTAATGGAAACGGGGCACTCGGTAGTATTAACGGATGTGGGtaaacaagttttaaattcaataaaagaaGAGCCTCCGgttataataacaaaaaagcaACAAGAAAAACCAACGAAAGAAAACTCGTTAACTCCGATTAAAGTGAAAAAAGTGATTACGATAACTCCCGCTGAATTTTTAGCGATGACAAACACCGgacaattaaataatgtatcaaaacaaacaaatttggttcaaatatcaaaaaataataatgtgaAAAGGGTGGTTATGAAGAAGAGTAAAGTGTTTCCCATGAATTCGTTAGGAAAAGTTGATTCCGGATCGGATTTGGAACGTGTTAAGAAACAATTAGCGGATGCTTTAAGAACGATTGAAATGTACAAAGtgaaattgagaaaaaagGAAGCGGAAGTTGAGAATTATAAGAtgcaattaaaattgattttggatTCGCAGTAA
- the LOC139431644 gene encoding uncharacterized protein, with product MLKQPKIVIIGAGISGISAAKKLIQNGYLNTVILEGEDRVGGRINTVQFGGKTIELGAQWCHGEDKNIVYDMVKDLNVLEGSKNTYTDLIFYTTTGEIIDKSLTDRLMEIFYEISYNDDEMKKETGSFEEYFLKSYHEYIKNEKLSHNDSKISEKMINFFKGLTLCYDGGKNWDEISASGLTHYELCGGNPLLHWKHYGYKLIFDLLMMNDEKKAIPILDKVKFNHHVEEINWTKKNIVITCTNGKSFYADHVIVTTSLGVLKNDHHKMFNPKLPINKQIAIESLGFGVVNKIFLKFSRKWWPENCPGFSFIWDEKFSVDYDWIDSIFGFYIIDSDPSTLMGWCVGEKAERIETLSKNEMINGCLFVLNTFLSKTGFDIPTPIEVMWSKWGSNSHFRGSYSFRSTKSDLNNTSAYELSLPVENDSKKPVILFGGEATHPNFYSTVHGALESGYREADRIINFYKENEIIETKVVIVGAGMGGLGAAKTFINSGFDDFVILEATDVIGGRINTLELNESFIELGAQWLHDTNNYLYKLAKENDLISQELSQEGLGIYVRDDGFIFDEFFVKKIDFIVGEILEDCEKFVNKNDFYPKSVQDFLVERFYNYIENDQSKDLALELFDWHIRFQIIDNSCLHLNQVSAKDWGRYVSNQKHINIKNGYKSLINLLIQNIPKEKIKLLHPVIEINYNKNQIVTKCQFDRTIISDKIVLTPSIGFLKQNLIKFEPSLPKNFEKAFNAYGFHGIGKIFLIFKKRWWDVDGFQLIWRKNTDFPPEKTWLKSITGFDNVSFQKNVLLGWIGGEGVEKMEEIDEEIVGKECVDLLKRFLKKDDIPYPEKTFRTTWTSNPYIKGGYSHTTPLCDLWGVKSELISHPLEVNGTPKIYFAGEATHENQFSTTHGAFESGEKTAEKILDELFKHKL from the coding sequence ATGTTAAAACAACCCAAAATAGTGATAATAGGTGCCGGAATATCTGGAATATCAGCTGCAAAAAAACTAATTCAAAATGGATATTTAAATACGGTAATATTAGAAGGTGAGGATCGTGTTGGAGGTAGAATAAATACGGTCCAATTTGGAGGTAAAACCATTGAATTAGGCGCACAATGGTGTCATGGAGAAGATAAAAACATCGTTTATGACATGGTTAAAGACTTGAATGTTTTAGAAGGTTCAAAAAATACTTATactgatttaattttttatacaacaaCAGGAGAAATAATTGATAAGTCTTTAACAGACCGTTTAAtggaaattttttatgaaataagttacaatgatgatgaaatgaaaaaagaaaccggatcttttgaggagtatttcttaaaaagttaTCATGAATATATtaagaatgaaaaattatcccataatgattcaaaaattagtgaaaaaatgattaatttttttaaaggtttAACATTATGTTACGACGGAGGTAAAAATTGGGATGAAATTTCCGCGTCCGGATTAACCCATTATGAATTGTGTGGAGGAAATCCACTTTTACATTGGAAACATTACggatacaaattaattttcgatCTATTGATGATGAACGATGAGAAAAAAGCAATTCCGATTTTAGATAAGGTAAAATTTAATCACCAtgttgaagaaattaattggACGAAAAAAAACATTGTAATCACATGTACAAATGGAAAAAGCTTTTATGCAGATCATGTAATTGTAACAACTTCTTTgggtgttttaaaaaatgatcatcataaaatgtttaatccaaaattaccgataaataaacaaattgcGATTGAAAGTTTAGGTTTTGGAGTagttaataaaatctttttgaaattttcccGAAAATGGTGGCCAGAAAATTGTCCGGGGTTCAGTTTTATTTGGGATGAGAAGTTCAGTGTTGACTATGATTGGATTGATtcaatttttggtttttacaTCATCGATAGTGACCCTAGTACATTAATGGGGTGGTGTGTAGGTGAGAAAGCTGAAAGAATTGAAACATTaagcaaaaatgaaatgatCAATGGGTGTTTAttcgttttaaatacatttttaagcAAAACAGGATTTGACATTCCAACTCCAATTGAGGTTATGTGGTCTAAATGGGGTTCTAATTCCCATTTTAGAGGTTCATATTCTTTCCGAAGTACAAAATCTGATTTAAATAACACCTCAGCTTATGAATTATCACTTCCTGTTGAAAACGATTCGAAGAAACctgttattttatttggaGGGGAAGCAACACATCCCAACTTTTACTCAACAGTTCATGGAGCTTTAGAAAGTGGGTACCGAGAAGCTGATcggattattaatttttataaagaaaatgaaataatagaAACTAAAGTGGTTATTGTTGGAGCTGGAATGGGGGGATTAGGGGCGGCTAAAACGTTTATTAATTCCGgttttgatgattttgtaATACTCGAAGCTACTGATGTAATCGGTGGGaggataaatacattggaattAAATGAAAGTTTTATTGAATTGGGCGCACAATGGTTACACGACACAAATAATTACTTATATAAATTAGCAAAAGAAAACGATTTGATTTCCCAGGAACTTTCCCAAGAAGGATTAGGAATTTACGTTCGAGATGATGGGTTCATTTTCGACGAGTTCTTTgtgaaaaaaatcgattttatcgTTGGGGAAATCCTCGAGGATTGCgaaaaatttgtaaacaaaaacgatttttatccGAAATCAGTTCAAGATTTTCTTGTTGAAcgtttttataattacatcGAGAACGATCAATCGAAAGATTTAGCGTTAGAACTGTTCGATTGGCACATTCGGTTccaaataatcgataattctTGTTTACATTTAAACCAAGTTTCCGCAAAAGATTGGGGAAGATATGTAAGTAATCAAAaacatattaatattaaaaatggttataaatcattaataaatttattgattcaaaatataccaaaagaaaaaattaaacttttacaCCCCGTCATTGAAATAAACTACAATAAAAACCAAATTGTTACCAAATGTCAATTTGACAGGACTATAATAAgcgataaaattgttttaacgcCATCTATCGGATTTTTGAagcaaaatttaatcaaatttgaacCTAGCttaccaaaaaattttgaaaaagctTTCAATGCTTACGGTTTTCACGGAATAggaaaaatctttttgatttttaaaaagcgTTGGTGGGACGTTGATGGTTTCCAATTAATTTGGCGGAAAAACACTGATTTCCCCCCCGAGAAAACTTGGTTAAAATCCATCACCGGTTTTGATAAcgtttcatttcaaaaaaacgttttactCGGTTGGATTGGAGGAGAAGGAGTCGAAAAAATGGAAGAAATCGACGAGGAAATCGTTGGAAAAGAATGCgtcgatttattaaaaagatttcttaaaaaagatGATATTCCATATCCggaaaaaacgtttagaactACTTGGACTTCAAATCCGTACATAAAAGGCGGTTATAGTCACACAACGCCCCTTTGTGATCTTTGGGGTGTTAAATCGGAACTAATTTCACATCCATTAGAAGTAAATGGGacaccaaaaatctatttcgcGGGTGAGGCAACGCacgaaaatcaattttcaacAACACACGGCGCTTTTGAATCTGGAGAAAAAACCGCCGAGAAAATTTTAGATGAATTATTCaaacataaattataa
- the LOC111428106 gene encoding sorting nexin-12, which yields MMAESDTTVEATRRLNVKKQTLDDAYAAPANFLEIDVVNPVTTIGVGKKRYTDYEVKMRTNLPVFKVKESSVRRRYSDFEWLRNELERDSKIVVPALPGKAWKRQLPFRGDDGIYEEDFIEERRKGLEIFINKIAGHPLAQNERCLHMFLQEPTIDKNYIPGKIRNT from the exons atgATGGCCGAATCGGACACGACCGTTGAAGCAACCCGGAGGTTGAACGTGAAAAAACAAACCCTGGACGATGCTTACGCGGCCCCCGCTAATTTTCTCGAGATAGACGTCGTTAACCCCGTTACAACAATTGGGGTTGGTAAGAAACGATACACGGATTATGAAGTAAAAATGAGG ACAAATTTGCCTGTATTTAAAGTAAAAGAGTCCAGCGTTAGACGTAGATACAGCGATTTCGAGTGGTTAAGAAACGAATTGGAACGTGATAGTAAAATTGTTGTTCCGGCATTACCAGGGAAAGCTTGGAAAAGGCAATTACCTTTCCGAGGGGATGATGGAATTTACGAAGAAGATTTTATTGAGGAAAGAAGGAAAggattagaaatttttattaataa aaTCGCTGGACATCCTCTGGCACAAAACGAACGTTGCTTGCATATGTTTCTACAAGAACCCACAATCGACAAAAATTACATTCCTGGTAAAATACGTAATAcataa